In Saccopteryx leptura isolate mSacLep1 chromosome 13, mSacLep1_pri_phased_curated, whole genome shotgun sequence, the DNA window tgtacacacacacacacacacacacacacacacacacacttcctcttCTCATATACCAACACAAAGTCTAGGGCTATTCTTTCCCCAAATAAGACTTAAAGCAGctttttgacttatttttttcccctttggtagCAGAAGGGAGACCTTAGCTATCTCTTTGTATGCAAAGAGCTAAAGAGTACTTGTGATGATAAGGCAATGAAATTGACtttctgacaaacaaaataaaaaacacacagtCAAATGAGATTTCTGCTGGTCACACGGTAGCTACATTTGAAGACTGATTCTAAAAACGgttgtattattaatttttgttcagcTCAATTTGTAATAAACATGCCAACTCAAACGTAGAGAGACGAGGGCTTCCTTCAAAACAGTCATTCTGGAAGGCCTTACCTTTTTCTAACTATGCTACTTTTCTCAAATCATTTTTGAACTGCTCTTAGGGTCTGTGAGTCTTCTGAATGCTCTCCACGGTGACTCTTGAAGGTGGATTTGATTTTCAAAAACAACCGAGGGCCCTTCTGGGTCAACTCCAGTTAACTAGTCAAACTGTGGAATGCCAAGAGGATTGACCCCACAGtacccaggctgatgtttcttgaatgaattgTATTTAACCCAGAAGACAGTTTCTAAAGACAAACCCCAGACAGGTAGTGAACATGTTATAAGCATGACATCAAGGAAGGTGGGGGATGGTGACTgctctgaaggaaataaacaaattttcttttcaagCAGACATACAAGTTTTCTAGTGGTTCCCTTTACCAGAATATTTCCTCAGGTCTGGATCTATCCTGCTTCATAGGACCACAGTATCCAGAAGTACAAGGACCTCACTGTTTTAGTCAATTTTTAATCTCCAACCTGGATACTTGATGTGTGGAGTGAACAGCTGATGGAAAATTAAATGGACGGGGGTTAGTGTCTAAAGAGTTTGGGGCTTACTCTGCAATTCAAAGGGCATAACTAGGACCCAGAGAGAAGCTTGGgaaaaaacaaatttctattCCATGTTAGAAGGCCCTAGTCAACAGCTGGAGCTGTCCAGCAGTGTAGTGAGTCTGCCCTGGAAAAAGTGAGCTTTCAGCCCTGGGAGTTTCAAGTAAAAATTGCTTGCTATGGGAACCTACAGAGATTCCTCCTGTAATGGGCGAGGAGCTATATGCAATGATCTCCAAGCACTATCTTCAAAGACCATCCTGCACAATACCTGACAATTGGTAGACCCTGAAAAATACTGGAATGAAATGAGGAGAAATATAGGGCATCTTATGAATCAAGTCAGGGGGAAGAGGCTTGGAGCTCAGTCAGCTGCAAAGGAAGTAGGAAGAAGTGAAATGAAAAGAGCAGGGAGTCACGAGATGGGGTCTATCTTGAGTTTTATGGTACCAAAGGAGAACTGCTTTGGGTACCTGAAGCCTCACCGGCTTATGGAAAGGTAATATTTCCGATGGGGGTAGAAGTTGAAGAGGGAGATAGATCACTGCTCACCCTTCTTAAACTCCTCCAGCACCGTGTCCAGACGAGTATCATTGAAGACGCAGTGCAGGGGCCGGTTGTAGAAACGGGTGACGGTGAGGAGTGGGGTGCAGTCGTCGGGGTCCACGAAGGCCAAGTCCTTGACAAACAGAATGTCTACAATGTTGTGCCGCTGGTCGCCCTCGTACACGGGAATGCGAGTGTAGCCACTGCGCAGAATCTCGGACACCGTGGCGAAGTCCAGCACGGCGTCGGAGCGCAGCATGAAGCAATCTCCGAGAGGGGTCAGGACCTCCTCCACAACTTTGGTGCGCAGCTCCAGGGCACCCTGGATGATGTTGAGCTCTTCCTTCACCAGGTCGTTGTAGGGGTCCGCGGCCCGCAGCGTCTCCAGCAGCTTCTCCCTCGTGTAGAAAGTGCTGATCTCCTGGCGCAGTGCCCAGTCCAGCAGGCGGCCCAGAGGGTAACACACGGGGAAAGCGGCTGCCATCAGGAGCCGGGTCAGGCACACGCTGTGCGAGGCGATGGCCAGCCCATGCCGGGAACACACCGAATACGGGCAGATTTCCGCACCCAGGAACACGGCGCCAGTGCACACGAGTGCCGGCAGCCACGGGAAGTGAATCCCCGCCTCGCCGTAATCTTCCCCCGGATCCCCGACGCCCGGCGGCAGCGAGGTGTacagccagccggccagggcagcatTGGCTCCGGCTTGGCCCAGAAGCAGCGTGCAGAGCAGATGGGTTCCCCTGCCGCGCACCGCCTGCACGCGGCGCGCCTGCTCCTGCTCGGCGGCCGAGCCGCTGTTCCGCAGCACCCGTAACTCCACCGGGTCCAGCGAGAGCAGGCTCAGGCGCAAGCCGCTGAACAGGGCAGAAAGGGCGAGCAGCAAGAGCGCCCCGAGCGCCCGCAGCCACGCGGGGGGCAGCAGGTCCCCGCCCGGGCCGTAGAGCCGCGGGCGGACGCGCAGCAGGAAGCCGCCAGCGGCGCCGTGGTGGTGCCAGGCGCGCCCGTCCCAGGCGCACAGGGAAAAGAGCTTCCCGCCACCGCCCGCGCCGCTCCGCTCTGCCTCGCCCTTGCGTAGCTCCCGCACCCGCACCTGGACTAGAGCCGAGCCCGCCACGCCTCCGGGGCGCAGGGGCCCCAGGACCTCCACGTCCGACGCCCAGTCGCTCTGCTCGCGGCAGCGCTGCGGCCCTGGCGGGCGCGTGGGGATAGCACTGGGCGGCAAGCCGCTCCCGCCCGGGGGCTCCTCAATAAACACGAGCCGCGGAGCCCAGTCGCCGGTGCCGTTCTCCCCCGGGGAAAGGGTGGGTGCGGGCACCGGCGCCGCGGGCGTAGCGGGCCCGGGCTGGAAATAGACGCGCAGGAGGAAGCTGGTGCCTTCTGCAGCGCGTAGGGTACCCCCCTCCAGGGATACGCGGCCTCCAGCGGTGTCCTCGGGCCTTAGGCCCAGCAG includes these proteins:
- the CNNM1 gene encoding metal transporter CNNM1 isoform X2 gives rise to the protein MAAAAAALGVRLRDCCSRGAVLLLFFSLSPRPPAAAAWLLGLRPEDTAGGRVSLEGGTLRAAEGTSFLLRVYFQPGPATPAAPVPAPTLSPGENGTGDWAPRLVFIEEPPGGSGLPPSAIPTRPPGPQRCREQSDWASDVEVLGPLRPGGVAGSALVQVRVRELRKGEAERSGAGGGGKLFSLCAWDGRAWHHHGAAGGFLLRVRPRLYGPGGDLLPPAWLRALGALLLLALSALFSGLRLSLLSLDPVELRVLRNSGSAAEQEQARRVQAVRGRGTHLLCTLLLGQAGANAALAGWLYTSLPPGVGDPGEDYGEAGIHFPWLPALVCTGAVFLGAEICPYSVCSRHGLAIASHSVCLTRLLMAAAFPVCYPLGRLLDWALRQEISTFYTREKLLETLRAADPYNDLVKEELNIIQGALELRTKVVEEVLTPLGDCFMLRSDAVLDFATVSEILRSGYTRIPVYEGDQRHNIVDILFVKDLAFVDPDDCTPLLTVTRFYNRPLHCVFNDTRLDTVLEEFKKGKSHLAIVQRVNNEGEGDPFYEVMGIVTLEDIIEEIIKSEILDETDLYTDNRKKQRVPHRERKRHDFSLFKLSDSEMRVKISPQLLLATHRFLATEVEPFKSLYLSEKILLRLLKHPNVIQELKFDEKNKKAPEHYLYQRNRPVDYFVLLLQGKVEVEVGKEGLRFENGAFTYYGVPAIMTTSCSVNRSPSRCSGLNRSESPNRERSDFGGSSTQLCSSSNNLYTPDYSVHILSDVQFVKITRQQYQNALTACHMDNSPQSPDMEAFIDGDSTKAPTTRGTPQTPKDDPAITLLNNRNSLPCSRSDGLRSPGEVAYLRMEEMAFSQEDMTDFEEHGTQQLSLSPAAVPARAASESECCHINLDAETSPCSSDMEGTVGRKLLRTLSGRKKKRSPDGERASEENSNLTPLIT
- the CNNM1 gene encoding metal transporter CNNM1 isoform X1, with the translated sequence MAAAAAALGVRLRDCCSRGAVLLLFFSLSPRPPAAAAWLLGLRPEDTAGGRVSLEGGTLRAAEGTSFLLRVYFQPGPATPAAPVPAPTLSPGENGTGDWAPRLVFIEEPPGGSGLPPSAIPTRPPGPQRCREQSDWASDVEVLGPLRPGGVAGSALVQVRVRELRKGEAERSGAGGGGKLFSLCAWDGRAWHHHGAAGGFLLRVRPRLYGPGGDLLPPAWLRALGALLLLALSALFSGLRLSLLSLDPVELRVLRNSGSAAEQEQARRVQAVRGRGTHLLCTLLLGQAGANAALAGWLYTSLPPGVGDPGEDYGEAGIHFPWLPALVCTGAVFLGAEICPYSVCSRHGLAIASHSVCLTRLLMAAAFPVCYPLGRLLDWALRQEISTFYTREKLLETLRAADPYNDLVKEELNIIQGALELRTKVVEEVLTPLGDCFMLRSDAVLDFATVSEILRSGYTRIPVYEGDQRHNIVDILFVKDLAFVDPDDCTPLLTVTRFYNRPLHCVFNDTRLDTVLEEFKKGKSHLAIVQRVNNEGEGDPFYEVMGIVTLEDIIEEIIKSEILDETDLYTDNRKKQRVPHRERKRHDFSLFKLSDSEMRVKISPQLLLATHRFLATEVEPFKSLYLSEKILLRLLKHPNVIQELKFDEKNKKAPEHYLYQRNRPVDYFVLLLQGKVEVEVGKEGLRFENGAFTYYGVPAIMTTSCSDNDVRKVGSLAGSSVFLNRSPSRCSGLNRSESPNRERSDFGGSSTQLCSSSNNLYTPDYSVHILSDVQFVKITRQQYQNALTACHMDNSPQSPDMEAFIDGDSTKAPTTRGTPQTPKDDPAITLLNNRNSLPCSRSDGLRSPGEVAYLRMEEMAFSQEDMTDFEEHGTQQLSLSPAAVPARAASESECCHINLDAETSPCSSDMEGTVGRKLLRTLSGRKKKRSPDGERASEENSNLTPLIT